The following are encoded in a window of Calonectris borealis chromosome 17, bCalBor7.hap1.2, whole genome shotgun sequence genomic DNA:
- the ASXL1 gene encoding polycomb group protein ASXL1 isoform X3 codes for MTPKQILQVIEAEGLKEMSGTSPLACLNAMLHSNSRGGDGLFYKLPGRISLFTLKKDALQWSRNLSVPEGEELEDTADAESCESNEASTVSGDNDVSLDETSSNASCSTESQSKGPATTRESYRTGSQTTKQKKKTGVMLPRVVLTPLKVNGAHMESASGFTGRHADGESSSTSSSSSSSLALCKATLRSRTEINRDPPQLLRGIRKPTAGQMKRNRGEDIDFETPGSILVNTNLRALINSRTFNALPSHFQQQLLYLLPEVDRQVGADGLMRLSGSALNNEFFTHAAQSWRERLADGEFTHEMQVRIRQEMEKEKRVEQWKEKFFEDYYGQKLGLTQEESQEQNLVQEDAENRTGLSVKGEARLPRSPSTRQRDGHFKKRSRADLRCRARRSLYKLREPEQAETSKETASVGADSSLHKETKPEVDLKKDDLTSSSAAVLKPESSELHLSPETSKLHSKSEDLSLAAANRIPSLPQENSARESKDQKRKSFEEAASASFPEKKPRLEDRQSFRNTIESVHPEKPQPTKEEPKVPPIRIQLSRIKPPWVVKGQPAYQICPRIIPNTEPSSRGRTGARTLADIKARALQARAQREAATAAIGGGGGPGGGRSADEGGGGGESSSRAEHRRSKRTHGKRSSDLQRTQLLSSLHLNGGKANSEVAAQEADPDSFVSSRQDPFSSKSEGSGVLGCTAGSSSGEAQPGDGSPRRQLCEALTGPSLDNATSERQEESPGQLLCDPRTETPSCVASQERPSTKLKRVVPPVNGLSCSQVRGAVISPTGERVVSELRDVSAPAGQLDCHPDVKENPSSCPTLPPELSSGGKECHEPEMVPRFRFNASETFVEKCGADSGNSKTVTAGVEKAVPALYGFSHLQAEKEGDGKRSNEEQNTESLVKPSLHDDFISQNRIDTSEKLLQLRERCPGTEPENARQPPRETPEFETNGDDETQSTHSETTDTASDFEGDIADENVEMDICFRSVSCREVAGKDSSCHSSTESCGRIRSKSSAETGSLAYVDFPAVAAMSAAPPSLRWGPQAPLPQKAERPRGSARPVSSVETSNPLVMQLLKGNLPLEEVLPVSHANIKLETTQPLDKQSESLSLQMEGSCYFGKESSPDVGIKTSALSRSEDFQSMRSSIDPQEKCGSGAALPRAEDVEDQSVPEKHSKVGSTLSCQDQLANVVSASQKPGDVGPRERTFSSCSFEEQKELPKVHRVPQHNPLTSVVTNKSPEKLDASTEPQFLSPTVTPLGPNQTGGTSVNKNYVGVQGKKLFGSGFPCSPSVRLHHSRALDQVSAMGTSSPSKQIPLNKSCASGEGMPAAREGWTSKQHTNTLGGVKNENVLARGSPAKSNAENRKDAAQNPVELTEHLQSVPLVMDLPFFKFSREPGKGHNHPLEPSSIPSQLNIKQAFYGKLSKLQLNSTSFNYSSNTPAFPRSLAGSMMQLTHKANFAANHNTSLSVQMFADSSSVDEISFKCSCSLKAMIMCKGCGAFCHDDCIGPSKLCVLCLVVR; via the exons CTGCCTGGACGCATCAGCCTTTTCACGCTCAAG AAGGATGCCTTGCAGTGGTCTCGGAACCTGTCTGTGCCAGAaggggaggagctggaggacacaGCAGACGCAGAAAGTTGCGAGTCCAATGAAGCGAGCACTGTGAGTGGTGATAATGATG TGTCTCTTGATGAAACCTCCTCTAATGCCTCCTGTTCCACCGAGTCTCAGAGCAAGGGACCTGCTACTACCAGGGAAAGCTACAGGACCGGCTCCCAG acaaccaaacaaaagaaaaagactggTGTAATGCTGCCACGTGTTGTCTTAACACCGCTGAAAGTAAATGGGGCACACATGGAGTCTGCCTCCG gCTTCACAGGAAGGCATGCTGATGGGGAGAGCAGTAGcacatccagcagcagcagcagctctttggcGCTGTGCAAAGCCACCTTGCGTAGTAGAACGGAAATAAACAGGGATCCTCCGCAGCTTCTGAGAGGTATCCGAAAGCCCACGGCTG GGCAAATGAAACGCAACAGGGGTGAGGATATCGACTTTGAAACACCTGGTTCCATTCTTGTCAATACAAACCTGCGAGCTCTGATAAACTCCAGAACCTTTAATGCGCTCCCATCGcacttccagcagcagcttctctacctccttccaGAAGTTGATAGACAG GTTGGGGCTGATGGGCTGATGCGTCTCAGCGGCAGTGCTCTGAATAATGAATTCTTCACCCACGCTGCGCAGAGCTGGAGAGAACGACTAGCTGATG GTGAATTCACCCATGAGATGCAAGTTCGAATTCGgcaggagatggaaaaggaaaagagagtggAGCAATGGAAAGAGAAGTTTTTTGAGGACTACTATGGACAAAA GTTGGGCTTGACGCAAGAAGAATCCCAGGAGCAGAATTTGGTGCAAGAAGATGCTGAGAACAGGACAGGACTGTCTGTTAAAGGAGAAGCCAGACTGCCGCGCAGTCCTTCTACACGGCAGAGAGATGGGCACTTCAAGAAACGCTCCCGGGCCGACCTGCGGTGCAGAGCCAGGAGGAGCCTGTACAAATTGCGTGAACCTGAGCAAGCAGAGACTTCCAAAGAGACCGCTTCTGTGGGAGCAGATTCCTCTCTTCATAAAGAGACAAAGCCTGAGGTAGACCTGAAGAAAGATGATCTGACGAGTTCTTCGGCTGCAGTACTGAAGCCAGAGAGTTCAGAGTTGCACCTCTCTCCAGAGACTTCCAAATTACACAGTAAATCGGAAGATCTGTCATTGGCAGCTGCAAACAGAATTCCCAGTTTGCCCCAGGAGAACTCTGCTCGGGAGTCGAAGGACCAGAAGAGGAAAAGCTTTGAGGAGGCTGCCTCTGCGTCCTTCCCCGAAAAGAAGCCCCGGCTTGAAGATCGTCAGTCCTTTCGTAACACAATTGAAAGTGTTCACCCAGAAAAGCCACAGCCTACTAAAGAGGAGCCAAAAGTCCCACCCATCCGG atTCAACTTTCACGTATTAAACCACCCTGGGTGGTTAAAGGTCAGCCCGCTTACCAGATATGCCCCAGGATCATCCCCAACACGGAGCCCTCCAGCCGGGGCAGGACTGGGGCCAGAACACTCGCAGACATTAAAGCCCGTGCTTTGCAAGCCCGAGCCCAGCGAGAAGCTGCTACAGCCGCCATTGGAGGTGGGGGTGGCCCAGGTGGAGGGAGAAGCGCTGAtgaaggaggtggtggaggagaatCCAGCAGCCGTGCAGAGCACAGGAGATCAAAGAGAACTCATGGAAAGCGTTCGTCAGATCTACAACGAACACAATTACTGTCGTCTCTCCATCTGAATGGAGGAAAGGCTAACTCTGAGGTGGCTGCTCAGGAGGCTGACCCGGATTCCTTCGTCTCTTCAAGACAAGACCCCTTTTCTTCAAAGAGTGAGGGAAGTGGCGTTCTGGGATGCACCGCAGGCAGTAGCTCAGGGGAAGCTCAACCCGGCGACGGCTCACCGAGAAGGCAGCTCTGTGAGGCTTTAACTGGGCCGTCCTTAGACAATGCAACCTctgagaggcaggaggaaagccCTGGGCAGCTCCTCTGTGACCCAAGGACCGAAACCCCATCTTGTGTTGCATCACAGGAGAGGCCGAGTACAAAGCTGAAACGCGTGGTTCCTCCAGTAAACGGCCTGTCGTGTTCTCAGGTGCGGGGAGCTGTGATCAGTCCTACGGGAGAGAGGGTTGTGTCAGAACTCAGAGATGTTAGTGCTCCCGCCGGACAGCTGGATTGTCATCCTGATGTGAAGGAAAATCCCTCCAGTTGTCCTACTCTTCCGCCAGAATTGTCATCAGGTGGTAAAGAATGCCATGAGCCAGAAATGGTACCTAGATTTAGATTTAATGCCTCTGAAACATTTGTGGAAAAATGTGGCGCTGATAGTGGTAACTCGAAAACGGTGACTGCTGGAGTGGAGAAGGCAGTCCCGGCACTGTATGGCTTCTCGCACCTGcaggcagagaaagagggagatggCAAACGAAGTAACGAAGAACAGAATACAGAGTCTCTGGTGAAACCCTCTTTACACGATGACTTTATTTCTCAAAATAGGATAGATACCTCTGAAAAACTTCTGCAGCTGAGGGAGAGGTGCCCCGGAACAGAACCAGAAAATGCGCGTCAGCCACCGAGAGAGACTCCAGAGTTCGAGACAAACGGAGATGATGAAACACAGAGTACACACAGTGAAACAACAGATACCGCTTCAGATTTTGAAGGCGACATAGCTGATGAGAATGTCGAGATGGATATATGTTTCAGAAGTGTCAGCTGTAGGGAGGTGGCTGGTAAAGACTCCTCCTGTCACAGCAGCACTGAGAGTTGTGGTAGGATTAGATCAAAATCATCTGCGGAAACAGGTAGTCTGGCCTATGTGGACTTCCCTGCAGTCGCAGCGATGAGCGCTGCACCTCCGTCTCTGAGATGGGGACCACAAGCACCGTTGCCCCAGAAAGCCGAGCGGCCGAGAGGTTCTGCTCGCCCCGTATCCTCTGTTGAAACCAGCAACCCCTTGGTGATGCAGCTGCTTAAGGGGAACCTTCCACTGGAAGAAGTTCTCCCAGTATCTCACGCCAACATCAAGCTGGAAACTACACAGCCACTGGACAAGCAGTCAGAAAGCCTCTCCCTGCAAATGGAGGGCAGTTGCTATTTTGGCAAAGAATCTTCTCCGGATGTAGGAATAAAGACGAGTGCCCTAAGCAGGAGTGAAGACTTCCAGTCAATGAGATCTTCCATAGATCCCCAGGAGAAGTGCGGATCAGGGGCAGCATTGCCTAGAGCCGAGGATGTGGAGGATCAGTCTGTTCCAGAAAAACATTCCAAAGTTGGCTCGACTTTAAGCTGCCAAGACCAGCTGGCAAATGTGGTAAGTGCCTCTCAGAAGCCTGGAGATGTGGGCCCTCgggaaagaacattttcttcctgtAGCTTTGAGGAGCAAAAGGAGTTGCCCAAGGTCCATCGGGTGCCACAGCACAACCCATTAACAAGTGTCGTCACAAATAAAAGTCCGGAGAAGTTGGACGCCTCTACGGAGCCTCAGTTTTTATCTCCAACTGTAACTCCCCTTGGTCCAAATCAGACAGGGGGTACATCGGTGAATAAAAATTATGTTGGAGTTCAAGGCAAAAAACTCTTTGGTTCAGGTTTTCCTTGCAGCCCCAGTGTTAGACTACATCACTCCAGGGCTTTGGATCAAGTTTCAGCCATGGGAACCTCGTCCCCCAGCAAACAGATCCCTCTGAACAAGAGCTGTGCGTCAGGAGAAGGAATGCCAGCTGCGAGGGAAGGATGGACTTCAAAGCAGCACACCAACACCCTGGGAGGAGTCAAAAATGAGAACGTGTTGGCACGCGGCAGCCCAGCCAAGAGTAACGCGGAGAACCGGAAGGATGCAGCACAAAACCCCGTGGAGCTGACTGAGCATTTGCAAAGCGTTCCGCTGGTTATGGACTTGCCATTTTTTAAGTTTTCGAGGGAACCAGGAAAAGGACACAATCACCCTTTGGAGCCTTCTTCCATACCCTCTCAGCTCAACATCAAGCAAGCATTTTATGGGAAGCTTTCTAAGCTGCAGCTTAATTCCACCAGCTTTAATTATTCATCCAACACTCCAGCTTTTCCCAGAAGTCTTGCTGGAAGCATGATGCAGCTCACCCACAAAGCGAACTTTGCTGCAAACCATAATACGTCCCTTTCTGTGCAGATGTTTGCCGACAGCAGCAGTGTTGACGAGATATCGTTCAAGTGCTCCTGCAGCCTTAAAGCCATGATCATGTGTAAGGGCTGCGGGGCGTTTTGTCATGACGACTGTATAGGACCCTCTAAGCTTTGTGTATTGTGCCTTGTGGTGAGATAA
- the ASXL1 gene encoding polycomb group protein ASXL1 isoform X4 — translation MLHSNSRGGDGLFYKLPGRISLFTLKKDALQWSRNLSVPEGEELEDTADAESCESNEASTVSGDNDVSLDETSSNASCSTESQSKGPATTRESYRTGSQTTKQKKKTGVMLPRVVLTPLKVNGAHMESASGFTGRHADGESSSTSSSSSSSLALCKATLRSRTEINRDPPQLLRGIRKPTAGQMKRNRGEDIDFETPGSILVNTNLRALINSRTFNALPSHFQQQLLYLLPEVDRQVGADGLMRLSGSALNNEFFTHAAQSWRERLADGEFTHEMQVRIRQEMEKEKRVEQWKEKFFEDYYGQKLGLTQEESQEQNLVQEDAENRTGLSVKGEARLPRSPSTRQRDGHFKKRSRADLRCRARRSLYKLREPEQAETSKETASVGADSSLHKETKPEVDLKKDDLTSSSAAVLKPESSELHLSPETSKLHSKSEDLSLAAANRIPSLPQENSARESKDQKRKSFEEAASASFPEKKPRLEDRQSFRNTIESVHPEKPQPTKEEPKVPPIRIQLSRIKPPWVVKGQPAYQICPRIIPNTEPSSRGRTGARTLADIKARALQARAQREAATAAIGGGGGPGGGRSADEGGGGGESSSRAEHRRSKRTHGKRSSDLQRTQLLSSLHLNGGKANSEVAAQEADPDSFVSSRQDPFSSKSEGSGVLGCTAGSSSGEAQPGDGSPRRQLCEALTGPSLDNATSERQEESPGQLLCDPRTETPSCVASQERPSTKLKRVVPPVNGLSCSQVRGAVISPTGERVVSELRDVSAPAGQLDCHPDVKENPSSCPTLPPELSSGGKECHEPEMVPRFRFNASETFVEKCGADSGNSKTVTAGVEKAVPALYGFSHLQAEKEGDGKRSNEEQNTESLVKPSLHDDFISQNRIDTSEKLLQLRERCPGTEPENARQPPRETPEFETNGDDETQSTHSETTDTASDFEGDIADENVEMDICFRSVSCREVAGKDSSCHSSTESCGRIRSKSSAETGSLAYVDFPAVAAMSAAPPSLRWGPQAPLPQKAERPRGSARPVSSVETSNPLVMQLLKGNLPLEEVLPVSHANIKLETTQPLDKQSESLSLQMEGSCYFGKESSPDVGIKTSALSRSEDFQSMRSSIDPQEKCGSGAALPRAEDVEDQSVPEKHSKVGSTLSCQDQLANVVSASQKPGDVGPRERTFSSCSFEEQKELPKVHRVPQHNPLTSVVTNKSPEKLDASTEPQFLSPTVTPLGPNQTGGTSVNKNYVGVQGKKLFGSGFPCSPSVRLHHSRALDQVSAMGTSSPSKQIPLNKSCASGEGMPAAREGWTSKQHTNTLGGVKNENVLARGSPAKSNAENRKDAAQNPVELTEHLQSVPLVMDLPFFKFSREPGKGHNHPLEPSSIPSQLNIKQAFYGKLSKLQLNSTSFNYSSNTPAFPRSLAGSMMQLTHKANFAANHNTSLSVQMFADSSSVDEISFKCSCSLKAMIMCKGCGAFCHDDCIGPSKLCVLCLVVR, via the exons CTGCCTGGACGCATCAGCCTTTTCACGCTCAAG AAGGATGCCTTGCAGTGGTCTCGGAACCTGTCTGTGCCAGAaggggaggagctggaggacacaGCAGACGCAGAAAGTTGCGAGTCCAATGAAGCGAGCACTGTGAGTGGTGATAATGATG TGTCTCTTGATGAAACCTCCTCTAATGCCTCCTGTTCCACCGAGTCTCAGAGCAAGGGACCTGCTACTACCAGGGAAAGCTACAGGACCGGCTCCCAG acaaccaaacaaaagaaaaagactggTGTAATGCTGCCACGTGTTGTCTTAACACCGCTGAAAGTAAATGGGGCACACATGGAGTCTGCCTCCG gCTTCACAGGAAGGCATGCTGATGGGGAGAGCAGTAGcacatccagcagcagcagcagctctttggcGCTGTGCAAAGCCACCTTGCGTAGTAGAACGGAAATAAACAGGGATCCTCCGCAGCTTCTGAGAGGTATCCGAAAGCCCACGGCTG GGCAAATGAAACGCAACAGGGGTGAGGATATCGACTTTGAAACACCTGGTTCCATTCTTGTCAATACAAACCTGCGAGCTCTGATAAACTCCAGAACCTTTAATGCGCTCCCATCGcacttccagcagcagcttctctacctccttccaGAAGTTGATAGACAG GTTGGGGCTGATGGGCTGATGCGTCTCAGCGGCAGTGCTCTGAATAATGAATTCTTCACCCACGCTGCGCAGAGCTGGAGAGAACGACTAGCTGATG GTGAATTCACCCATGAGATGCAAGTTCGAATTCGgcaggagatggaaaaggaaaagagagtggAGCAATGGAAAGAGAAGTTTTTTGAGGACTACTATGGACAAAA GTTGGGCTTGACGCAAGAAGAATCCCAGGAGCAGAATTTGGTGCAAGAAGATGCTGAGAACAGGACAGGACTGTCTGTTAAAGGAGAAGCCAGACTGCCGCGCAGTCCTTCTACACGGCAGAGAGATGGGCACTTCAAGAAACGCTCCCGGGCCGACCTGCGGTGCAGAGCCAGGAGGAGCCTGTACAAATTGCGTGAACCTGAGCAAGCAGAGACTTCCAAAGAGACCGCTTCTGTGGGAGCAGATTCCTCTCTTCATAAAGAGACAAAGCCTGAGGTAGACCTGAAGAAAGATGATCTGACGAGTTCTTCGGCTGCAGTACTGAAGCCAGAGAGTTCAGAGTTGCACCTCTCTCCAGAGACTTCCAAATTACACAGTAAATCGGAAGATCTGTCATTGGCAGCTGCAAACAGAATTCCCAGTTTGCCCCAGGAGAACTCTGCTCGGGAGTCGAAGGACCAGAAGAGGAAAAGCTTTGAGGAGGCTGCCTCTGCGTCCTTCCCCGAAAAGAAGCCCCGGCTTGAAGATCGTCAGTCCTTTCGTAACACAATTGAAAGTGTTCACCCAGAAAAGCCACAGCCTACTAAAGAGGAGCCAAAAGTCCCACCCATCCGG atTCAACTTTCACGTATTAAACCACCCTGGGTGGTTAAAGGTCAGCCCGCTTACCAGATATGCCCCAGGATCATCCCCAACACGGAGCCCTCCAGCCGGGGCAGGACTGGGGCCAGAACACTCGCAGACATTAAAGCCCGTGCTTTGCAAGCCCGAGCCCAGCGAGAAGCTGCTACAGCCGCCATTGGAGGTGGGGGTGGCCCAGGTGGAGGGAGAAGCGCTGAtgaaggaggtggtggaggagaatCCAGCAGCCGTGCAGAGCACAGGAGATCAAAGAGAACTCATGGAAAGCGTTCGTCAGATCTACAACGAACACAATTACTGTCGTCTCTCCATCTGAATGGAGGAAAGGCTAACTCTGAGGTGGCTGCTCAGGAGGCTGACCCGGATTCCTTCGTCTCTTCAAGACAAGACCCCTTTTCTTCAAAGAGTGAGGGAAGTGGCGTTCTGGGATGCACCGCAGGCAGTAGCTCAGGGGAAGCTCAACCCGGCGACGGCTCACCGAGAAGGCAGCTCTGTGAGGCTTTAACTGGGCCGTCCTTAGACAATGCAACCTctgagaggcaggaggaaagccCTGGGCAGCTCCTCTGTGACCCAAGGACCGAAACCCCATCTTGTGTTGCATCACAGGAGAGGCCGAGTACAAAGCTGAAACGCGTGGTTCCTCCAGTAAACGGCCTGTCGTGTTCTCAGGTGCGGGGAGCTGTGATCAGTCCTACGGGAGAGAGGGTTGTGTCAGAACTCAGAGATGTTAGTGCTCCCGCCGGACAGCTGGATTGTCATCCTGATGTGAAGGAAAATCCCTCCAGTTGTCCTACTCTTCCGCCAGAATTGTCATCAGGTGGTAAAGAATGCCATGAGCCAGAAATGGTACCTAGATTTAGATTTAATGCCTCTGAAACATTTGTGGAAAAATGTGGCGCTGATAGTGGTAACTCGAAAACGGTGACTGCTGGAGTGGAGAAGGCAGTCCCGGCACTGTATGGCTTCTCGCACCTGcaggcagagaaagagggagatggCAAACGAAGTAACGAAGAACAGAATACAGAGTCTCTGGTGAAACCCTCTTTACACGATGACTTTATTTCTCAAAATAGGATAGATACCTCTGAAAAACTTCTGCAGCTGAGGGAGAGGTGCCCCGGAACAGAACCAGAAAATGCGCGTCAGCCACCGAGAGAGACTCCAGAGTTCGAGACAAACGGAGATGATGAAACACAGAGTACACACAGTGAAACAACAGATACCGCTTCAGATTTTGAAGGCGACATAGCTGATGAGAATGTCGAGATGGATATATGTTTCAGAAGTGTCAGCTGTAGGGAGGTGGCTGGTAAAGACTCCTCCTGTCACAGCAGCACTGAGAGTTGTGGTAGGATTAGATCAAAATCATCTGCGGAAACAGGTAGTCTGGCCTATGTGGACTTCCCTGCAGTCGCAGCGATGAGCGCTGCACCTCCGTCTCTGAGATGGGGACCACAAGCACCGTTGCCCCAGAAAGCCGAGCGGCCGAGAGGTTCTGCTCGCCCCGTATCCTCTGTTGAAACCAGCAACCCCTTGGTGATGCAGCTGCTTAAGGGGAACCTTCCACTGGAAGAAGTTCTCCCAGTATCTCACGCCAACATCAAGCTGGAAACTACACAGCCACTGGACAAGCAGTCAGAAAGCCTCTCCCTGCAAATGGAGGGCAGTTGCTATTTTGGCAAAGAATCTTCTCCGGATGTAGGAATAAAGACGAGTGCCCTAAGCAGGAGTGAAGACTTCCAGTCAATGAGATCTTCCATAGATCCCCAGGAGAAGTGCGGATCAGGGGCAGCATTGCCTAGAGCCGAGGATGTGGAGGATCAGTCTGTTCCAGAAAAACATTCCAAAGTTGGCTCGACTTTAAGCTGCCAAGACCAGCTGGCAAATGTGGTAAGTGCCTCTCAGAAGCCTGGAGATGTGGGCCCTCgggaaagaacattttcttcctgtAGCTTTGAGGAGCAAAAGGAGTTGCCCAAGGTCCATCGGGTGCCACAGCACAACCCATTAACAAGTGTCGTCACAAATAAAAGTCCGGAGAAGTTGGACGCCTCTACGGAGCCTCAGTTTTTATCTCCAACTGTAACTCCCCTTGGTCCAAATCAGACAGGGGGTACATCGGTGAATAAAAATTATGTTGGAGTTCAAGGCAAAAAACTCTTTGGTTCAGGTTTTCCTTGCAGCCCCAGTGTTAGACTACATCACTCCAGGGCTTTGGATCAAGTTTCAGCCATGGGAACCTCGTCCCCCAGCAAACAGATCCCTCTGAACAAGAGCTGTGCGTCAGGAGAAGGAATGCCAGCTGCGAGGGAAGGATGGACTTCAAAGCAGCACACCAACACCCTGGGAGGAGTCAAAAATGAGAACGTGTTGGCACGCGGCAGCCCAGCCAAGAGTAACGCGGAGAACCGGAAGGATGCAGCACAAAACCCCGTGGAGCTGACTGAGCATTTGCAAAGCGTTCCGCTGGTTATGGACTTGCCATTTTTTAAGTTTTCGAGGGAACCAGGAAAAGGACACAATCACCCTTTGGAGCCTTCTTCCATACCCTCTCAGCTCAACATCAAGCAAGCATTTTATGGGAAGCTTTCTAAGCTGCAGCTTAATTCCACCAGCTTTAATTATTCATCCAACACTCCAGCTTTTCCCAGAAGTCTTGCTGGAAGCATGATGCAGCTCACCCACAAAGCGAACTTTGCTGCAAACCATAATACGTCCCTTTCTGTGCAGATGTTTGCCGACAGCAGCAGTGTTGACGAGATATCGTTCAAGTGCTCCTGCAGCCTTAAAGCCATGATCATGTGTAAGGGCTGCGGGGCGTTTTGTCATGACGACTGTATAGGACCCTCTAAGCTTTGTGTATTGTGCCTTGTGGTGAGATAA